A region of Pleionea litopenaei DNA encodes the following proteins:
- a CDS encoding aminodeoxychorismate/anthranilate synthase component II: protein MANVLFIDNFDSFTYNLVEEFRLLNHQVTVVRNSVELEQLIALALNADLIVLSPGPGGPLEAGNCLMLLEEVRGKKPVLGICLGHQLIASAYGMKVVRAPVPVHGKAALLNHVQSDCFASLTNPMVVGRYHSLMIDEVADGFDVLANVDDIIMAIFNRQDKMLGFQFHPESVLSTQGSELLERGVQLLLEGESSLSSEKLSESKLAQKNNIGSEL, encoded by the coding sequence ATGGCTAATGTACTGTTTATCGATAACTTCGATTCGTTCACCTACAACTTAGTTGAAGAGTTTCGACTTTTAAATCATCAGGTGACGGTGGTTCGTAACTCCGTCGAGCTTGAACAACTGATTGCATTGGCATTAAACGCCGACTTAATTGTTTTGTCTCCTGGTCCTGGTGGTCCCTTAGAAGCCGGTAACTGTCTAATGCTACTTGAAGAAGTTCGAGGAAAGAAACCGGTTTTAGGAATTTGTTTAGGGCATCAACTGATCGCTTCTGCCTATGGTATGAAGGTTGTGCGAGCGCCCGTTCCTGTTCATGGAAAAGCGGCTCTTTTAAATCATGTTCAATCCGACTGCTTCGCGAGTCTAACGAATCCAATGGTGGTTGGACGATACCACTCGTTAATGATTGACGAGGTCGCTGATGGCTTTGATGTTTTAGCGAACGTTGACGATATCATCATGGCTATTTTTAATCGACAAGATAAGATGCTTGGATTTCAATTTCACCCAGAATCGGTTTTATCAACGCAAGGAAGTGAGTTGTTAGAAAGGGGCGTTCAACTTTTGCTTGAAGGCGAATCGTCTCTATCAAGTGAAAAGCTATCTGAGAGTAAACTGGCACAAAAGAACAATATAGGAAGTGAGTTATGA
- a CDS encoding DUF4259 domain-containing protein, protein MGAWSHEPFGNDTACDWAYELENQSDLGYIEATIDRALSEGEEYLEAPEGEEGIAAVEVIAQALGKGTQNDSYTESTLEWVLKVKPVITDELRAKALKFLEVVASENSELLELWCEDGDDSPWLATIESLKTAVSI, encoded by the coding sequence ATGGGAGCTTGGTCTCACGAACCTTTTGGTAATGATACTGCCTGTGATTGGGCGTATGAGTTAGAGAATCAGTCGGATTTAGGATATATCGAAGCAACCATAGATCGTGCTTTGAGCGAAGGGGAAGAATATCTAGAAGCGCCTGAAGGTGAAGAAGGTATCGCAGCAGTTGAAGTAATCGCACAAGCTCTTGGTAAGGGCACTCAAAATGATTCCTACACTGAAAGTACGCTTGAGTGGGTTTTGAAAGTTAAGCCAGTCATCACTGATGAGCTTAGGGCTAAAGCGTTAAAGTTTTTGGAAGTGGTTGCCTCAGAGAATTCTGAGCTGTTGGAACTGTGGTGCGAAGATGGTGATGATAGTCCTTGGTTGGCTACCATTGAGTCTTTGAAGACTGCTGTGTCCATATAA
- the queG gene encoding tRNA epoxyqueuosine(34) reductase QueG: protein MDSQQLTAKIKDFAEQLGFQQCGIAPTNIQSHVERYKTWVSQNYFGDMQYMKDRVSLRESPDELMPNTLSVISVRLNYVPKPAKFAHVLADPNQAIVSRYALGRDYHKLMRKKLAELGKKIQSLGIAINYRAFVDSAPVLERGYAEQAGLGWIGKNTMLLNKDAGSFFFLGELFTDLPLQPDRTTENLCGSCNSCIRMCPTGAIIDEYTLDARKCISYLTIEHFGSIPESLRPLMGNRIYGCDDCQLVCPFNRQASATDQQDFFPRHRLDRAGLLELFAWTEKEFFDRLAGSPIRRIGYERWLRNIAIALGNAPVSPSIIAALEDKQHLTTSALVKEHIEWALKQQRSKLSSSNDVSLPNKLIRTTEKIVGHLDQD from the coding sequence TTGGACTCTCAGCAACTTACTGCAAAAATAAAAGATTTTGCTGAACAACTTGGTTTTCAGCAATGTGGCATAGCGCCAACCAATATTCAATCGCACGTCGAGCGTTACAAAACTTGGGTATCGCAAAACTATTTCGGCGATATGCAATATATGAAAGACCGGGTTAGTTTAAGGGAAAGCCCCGACGAGTTAATGCCGAACACGTTATCGGTGATCAGTGTACGCCTCAATTATGTACCAAAGCCCGCCAAGTTCGCTCACGTTCTCGCCGATCCAAACCAAGCCATCGTTTCCCGTTATGCGCTCGGCCGTGATTACCACAAATTAATGCGTAAAAAACTCGCCGAGCTTGGCAAGAAAATTCAGTCACTAGGGATAGCAATAAACTATCGTGCTTTTGTCGACAGCGCACCTGTATTAGAGCGAGGCTACGCAGAACAAGCAGGGCTGGGATGGATTGGAAAAAACACCATGCTCCTTAACAAAGACGCCGGTTCTTTCTTTTTCCTCGGAGAACTATTTACCGATTTACCATTGCAGCCAGATCGAACCACCGAGAACTTATGTGGCTCCTGCAACTCTTGCATTCGCATGTGCCCGACTGGCGCAATCATCGACGAATATACGTTGGATGCGCGCAAATGCATCAGCTATTTAACCATTGAGCATTTTGGTTCGATTCCTGAGTCACTGCGACCATTAATGGGCAATCGCATTTATGGCTGTGATGACTGTCAACTCGTTTGCCCCTTCAATCGACAAGCATCGGCTACCGACCAACAAGACTTTTTTCCTAGACACCGGTTAGATCGCGCTGGCTTACTTGAACTTTTTGCATGGACAGAAAAGGAGTTTTTTGATCGGTTGGCAGGCTCACCAATCCGCCGCATTGGTTATGAAAGGTGGCTACGAAACATTGCGATCGCTTTAGGTAATGCGCCTGTGTCACCATCCATCATTGCAGCTTTAGAAGATAAGCAACACTTAACGACTTCTGCTTTGGTGAAAGAACACATTGAGTGGGCGTTGAAACAGCAGCGATCAAAACTTAGCTCTTCGAATGACGTGTCGCTCCCCAACAAACTTATACGCACCACAGAAAAAATTGTTGGCCATCTCGATCAAGACTAA
- a CDS encoding peroxiredoxin, with protein sequence MLHKVLSLALVFTVGLSVANAEDSSWVGKAFPEFKVANQAGETITNSKYQGKWVAYYFYPKDNTPGCSIEAEQFAKKHAEFQKMGLEVVGISLDDVESHQEFANDFNVKFDLLADVDKSLSEKLDMVNILPWPHTRRETFLVNDAGVIVKHYATVNPRKHVAEIENDFKALSKK encoded by the coding sequence ATGTTACATAAAGTACTCTCTCTAGCTTTAGTTTTTACCGTGGGCCTTTCGGTGGCCAACGCTGAAGATAGTTCTTGGGTTGGAAAGGCGTTTCCTGAATTCAAAGTCGCTAACCAGGCCGGTGAAACCATTACCAATAGTAAGTATCAAGGAAAATGGGTCGCTTATTATTTCTACCCTAAAGACAACACTCCTGGCTGCAGTATTGAAGCTGAGCAGTTTGCCAAGAAACATGCTGAGTTTCAAAAGATGGGGTTAGAAGTGGTCGGCATCAGTTTAGACGATGTGGAGTCGCATCAAGAGTTCGCGAACGACTTTAATGTAAAATTCGACTTGTTGGCAGACGTCGATAAATCGCTTTCTGAGAAACTTGATATGGTCAATATTTTACCTTGGCCGCACACGCGGAGAGAGACTTTTCTGGTCAACGACGCAGGTGTTATTGTTAAGCATTACGCGACCGTTAATCCTCGCAAGCACGTTGCAGAGATAGAGAATGATTTTAAGGCGTTATCGAAAAAGTAA
- the trpD gene encoding anthranilate phosphoribosyltransferase — MNQILESLYQGDHLDRQQTEKLITRIVQGQLTEIEISALLVALKFKGESSDEIAGAASALRASATPFPQVQGTVVDTCGTGGDGLGTINISTIVGLVAAECGVKVAKHGNRSVSSKSGSSDVLQRFGVKLDVTPDVAARCLEQENFCFLFAPLYHPGVKHVMPVRTALKTRTLFNLIGPLANPAAPNVQLMGVYDPKLLVTMAKALQQLGCQKAMVVNGGGLDEIALHCPTNVAFLNNGEITEEVITPEQAGLEQAPLSRLQIDDPEAIAAALLCVVKGVGQREHNDVVALNTAAVLLLADKVANLAEGVKVAQEAILSGRVAQRLARIAELTNGG; from the coding sequence ATGAATCAAATACTAGAGTCACTTTATCAAGGCGATCATCTTGATCGACAACAAACGGAAAAATTGATCACGCGAATCGTCCAAGGACAGCTGACCGAGATTGAAATATCTGCGCTATTGGTTGCTCTTAAGTTTAAAGGCGAGTCGAGTGACGAGATTGCCGGCGCAGCAAGTGCGCTTCGCGCCAGCGCAACGCCATTCCCGCAAGTTCAAGGCACGGTGGTTGATACTTGTGGAACGGGAGGAGATGGATTAGGTACGATAAATATTTCGACCATTGTTGGACTGGTTGCTGCTGAATGTGGTGTTAAGGTTGCCAAACACGGCAACCGTTCAGTTTCGTCGAAAAGCGGTTCTTCAGATGTATTGCAACGATTTGGTGTTAAATTAGATGTAACGCCTGATGTTGCTGCGAGATGTTTGGAACAAGAGAATTTTTGCTTTCTTTTTGCACCTCTTTATCACCCAGGTGTGAAACATGTTATGCCAGTTAGAACCGCATTGAAAACCAGAACCTTGTTCAATTTAATTGGTCCTCTGGCTAATCCTGCGGCACCGAATGTGCAGTTGATGGGGGTGTATGATCCAAAACTTCTCGTTACTATGGCAAAAGCGCTTCAACAATTAGGTTGTCAAAAAGCCATGGTGGTAAATGGTGGCGGACTCGATGAAATTGCATTGCATTGCCCGACAAATGTCGCCTTTTTAAATAATGGCGAAATCACAGAAGAGGTCATTACGCCAGAGCAAGCTGGCCTAGAGCAAGCGCCATTAAGTCGTTTGCAAATCGATGACCCTGAGGCCATCGCAGCGGCACTTTTATGCGTGGTAAAAGGCGTTGGACAACGAGAGCATAATGATGTCGTCGCGTTAAATACGGCGGCCGTTTTACTGCTTGCTGATAAAGTTGCGAATCTAGCTGAAGGCGTGAAGGTTGCTCAAGAAGCGATTCTATCAGGTAGAGTAGCGCAAAGACTGGCACGAATTGCGGAGCTGACCAATGGCGGATAA
- the aroF gene encoding 3-deoxy-7-phosphoheptulonate synthase, protein MIIVLKAEATKHDADEILNKIESAGLKPLYMPGTERTVLGALGDERVLQGLNITAHPMVDDVKPILSNYKLVSRELYPADSVVHIGSVPFGGEHFSIIGGPCAVEGLESFRASAEAAVKGGAVALRGGAFKPRTSPYSFQGGGKEALEVMQQVSKELGVPAVTEVMDTADIDLICQHVDALQIGARNMQNFNLLKAVGRTNTPVILKRGIAATIEETLLAAEYIVDAGNPNVILCERGIRTFETATRNTLDLNAVALMKRKSHLPVIVDPSHGTGIRELVGPLAKAAVAVGADGVIIEVHHEPKEALSDGKQSLYPDQFAQLMTELDAFIRAAGRRSSLRKAA, encoded by the coding sequence ATGATTATCGTACTGAAAGCAGAAGCAACAAAACACGACGCTGATGAAATTTTAAATAAAATTGAGAGCGCAGGCCTAAAACCCTTATACATGCCGGGAACCGAACGAACAGTATTAGGTGCATTAGGCGATGAGCGAGTATTACAAGGGCTGAATATTACCGCTCATCCGATGGTGGATGATGTAAAGCCCATTCTATCGAACTATAAGTTGGTGAGTCGTGAGCTATACCCGGCTGATTCAGTTGTGCATATAGGTTCAGTGCCTTTTGGTGGCGAGCACTTTTCTATTATTGGAGGCCCTTGTGCGGTTGAAGGCTTGGAAAGTTTTCGGGCATCAGCTGAAGCCGCAGTGAAAGGCGGAGCGGTTGCTTTACGTGGTGGAGCCTTTAAGCCACGAACCAGCCCATACAGTTTTCAGGGCGGTGGTAAAGAAGCACTCGAAGTTATGCAACAAGTCAGCAAAGAGTTAGGCGTTCCTGCTGTGACAGAAGTGATGGATACGGCTGATATCGATCTAATTTGTCAGCACGTCGATGCGCTACAGATAGGCGCGCGAAATATGCAAAATTTCAATTTATTAAAAGCGGTTGGGCGAACAAACACGCCAGTCATCTTAAAGCGCGGTATTGCCGCGACCATCGAAGAAACTTTATTGGCTGCTGAATACATTGTTGATGCCGGCAATCCTAATGTCATTTTGTGTGAGCGAGGAATCCGAACTTTCGAAACGGCAACGCGAAATACGCTCGATTTAAATGCGGTAGCCTTGATGAAGCGCAAGTCACACTTACCCGTTATTGTTGACCCGTCGCATGGCACCGGTATTCGCGAACTAGTCGGGCCATTAGCAAAAGCGGCCGTCGCCGTGGGAGCCGATGGTGTCATTATCGAGGTGCATCATGAGCCAAAAGAAGCCTTGTCTGACGGTAAGCAGTCACTGTATCCCGATCAGTTTGCCCAATTGATGACTGAGTTAGACGCATTTATTCGTGCTGCCGGACGGCGTAGTAGTTTGCGCAAAGCCGCTTAA
- a CDS encoding HNH endonuclease signature motif containing protein yields MSKPRISLKKPRNRAFNQQQGRCYYCGTLMWAKSPKEVISKLKVTKKQAESLMCTGEHLTAHRDGGDDSYENIVAACLYCNQKRHKRKDDLSPVKYKALVKRRLEKGRWRNW; encoded by the coding sequence ATGTCTAAACCAAGAATATCTCTCAAGAAACCCCGCAATCGCGCTTTTAACCAGCAACAAGGTCGTTGTTATTATTGTGGAACGCTTATGTGGGCAAAGTCGCCCAAAGAAGTTATATCAAAACTGAAGGTTACCAAAAAACAAGCAGAGAGCTTAATGTGTACAGGGGAGCATTTAACCGCTCATCGAGATGGTGGAGATGACTCTTACGAAAATATTGTTGCCGCGTGTTTGTATTGCAATCAGAAAAGGCATAAGAGAAAAGATGACCTATCTCCAGTAAAATATAAAGCATTAGTCAAACGTCGTTTAGAGAAAGGGCGCTGGCGCAATTGGTAG
- a CDS encoding YchJ family protein: protein MSHTKRVDLGKSEKNDTPCFCDSGLSYQDCCQPILSGAELPVTAKALMRSRYSAYCQAMGEYLLRTQAPETRKELTAQMLKETAEQQHWMRLDVLSHQAVSPDQAMVEFKAYQLIDGYLACLHEKSLFRLDGDQWLYVSGDIQPTDGFPIKIGRNETCPCGSGAKFKRCCARTG from the coding sequence ATGAGTCACACAAAGCGCGTCGATCTAGGCAAATCCGAGAAGAATGACACACCGTGCTTTTGCGACAGTGGTTTGTCATATCAAGACTGCTGTCAGCCCATATTAAGTGGTGCTGAGTTGCCAGTAACGGCAAAGGCGCTCATGCGTTCTCGTTACTCTGCTTATTGTCAGGCGATGGGTGAGTATTTGCTTCGTACTCAAGCACCAGAAACCCGCAAAGAGCTAACAGCGCAAATGTTGAAAGAGACGGCGGAGCAGCAGCATTGGATGAGGTTAGATGTATTGTCGCACCAAGCGGTTTCGCCGGATCAAGCGATGGTTGAATTTAAAGCGTATCAATTAATAGATGGATACTTGGCCTGCCTGCATGAAAAGAGTTTGTTCCGTTTAGATGGTGACCAGTGGTTGTATGTGTCGGGGGATATACAACCGACCGATGGATTTCCTATCAAAATCGGGCGCAATGAAACCTGCCCATGTGGAAGTGGCGCTAAGTTTAAACGATGCTGCGCTCGCACCGGTTAG
- a CDS encoding anthranilate synthase component 1 codes for MTCLGENVTLVALNANGQQALPLIAEQFERVNQNDNQLVITVSHQPLKQQVDEREKLIEPSVFDVLRIVLSLYRCQHTDDQTTQLIGTFSFDCYQLFESIPSVEQSQPFPDYEFFLADNLIVVDHENLSQRVIVKALPGNNQSSIVNDYQGRISKIETVLNEGVSRNSLNTSNEKSVDLSDIEVNVNDRQFTEYVELAKEHIKAGDVFQMVLARDFRLPCLNAFSSYLALRESNPSPYMFYLKSSDYELFGASPESAVKFDASDRRLSIYPIAGTRKRGLNKDLSINHDLDARIELELKNDGKEKAEHLMLVDLARNDIARVCDSGTRKIDRLLEIDRYSHVMHLVSKVSGRLGDEFDALSAYQACMNMGTLSGAPKVRATQLIRSIEKKYRGVYGGAMGYINAAGDMDTAIVIRSALVKDKVAVISAGAGIVFDSQPVSEIKETENKAAAVIRAVHLANKSMSADSEEALHG; via the coding sequence ATAACGTGTCTTGGCGAAAACGTTACTCTCGTTGCCCTGAATGCCAATGGGCAACAAGCATTACCATTGATCGCTGAACAGTTTGAGCGGGTTAATCAAAATGACAATCAACTGGTGATCACTGTTTCGCACCAACCATTAAAGCAGCAAGTTGATGAACGAGAAAAATTAATCGAGCCAAGTGTGTTTGATGTGTTAAGAATCGTTTTATCGCTGTATCGATGTCAGCATACTGACGACCAAACAACGCAGCTTATCGGTACCTTTAGTTTCGATTGTTATCAATTATTTGAATCCATTCCCAGTGTAGAGCAGTCACAACCCTTTCCTGATTATGAATTTTTCTTAGCGGATAATTTGATTGTCGTTGATCATGAAAACTTAAGTCAGCGAGTTATTGTGAAAGCTCTCCCTGGAAATAATCAGAGTTCAATTGTTAATGATTATCAGGGCCGCATAAGTAAAATTGAGACAGTCTTAAATGAGGGTGTCTCGCGCAATTCATTGAACACGTCAAATGAAAAGTCGGTCGACCTTAGCGATATTGAGGTGAATGTTAACGACCGACAATTTACAGAGTATGTCGAATTAGCAAAGGAACACATCAAAGCAGGCGATGTCTTTCAGATGGTATTAGCGAGAGATTTTCGATTGCCATGCCTTAATGCGTTTTCTTCCTACTTGGCGTTAAGAGAGTCAAACCCTAGTCCGTATATGTTTTACCTAAAGTCGTCTGACTATGAATTGTTTGGTGCTTCACCTGAAAGTGCTGTGAAGTTTGATGCCAGTGATCGCCGACTGAGTATTTATCCTATCGCTGGCACAAGAAAACGCGGGCTGAACAAAGATCTTTCGATTAATCATGACTTAGATGCTCGCATAGAATTGGAGCTCAAGAACGATGGGAAGGAAAAAGCAGAACACCTGATGTTGGTTGATTTAGCTCGCAACGATATAGCGCGAGTTTGCGACTCGGGCACACGTAAGATTGACCGATTACTAGAAATTGATCGCTATTCACATGTTATGCACTTGGTGTCAAAAGTTTCAGGTCGGCTTGGTGATGAGTTTGATGCCTTAAGTGCCTATCAAGCGTGTATGAATATGGGAACGCTTTCAGGCGCACCAAAAGTCAGAGCGACACAGCTTATCCGCAGCATTGAAAAGAAATATCGAGGCGTGTATGGCGGAGCGATGGGGTACATCAATGCCGCTGGCGATATGGATACTGCCATCGTTATTCGTAGTGCTTTAGTGAAAGATAAAGTGGCTGTGATTTCAGCGGGCGCCGGTATTGTGTTTGACTCACAACCTGTCTCCGAAATTAAAGAGACTGAAAATAAAGCGGCTGCCGTTATTCGAGCGGTACATCTGGCCAATAAGTCAATGTCTGCCGATTCAGAGGAGGCGCTTCATGGCTAA
- a CDS encoding DUF2158 domain-containing protein — translation MRRGDLVQLSSGGTKMTIFNFVKDLPEEAKVKYINTGATEEDVVCKWFVGTTLKKEVFKKEMLRSVDIATRLQGRMVI, via the coding sequence ATGAGACGAGGAGATTTAGTTCAATTGAGTTCTGGTGGTACAAAGATGACCATATTCAACTTTGTAAAAGACCTGCCAGAGGAAGCCAAAGTTAAATACATCAATACCGGTGCAACCGAAGAAGATGTGGTATGCAAATGGTTTGTAGGTACCACACTGAAGAAAGAAGTCTTCAAAAAGGAAATGTTGAGGTCCGTTGATATTGCGACACGACTTCAGGGCCGAATGGTCATTTAA